One Kitasatospora sp. NBC_01287 DNA window includes the following coding sequences:
- a CDS encoding TnsA-like heteromeric transposase endonuclease subunit encodes MDDLVLPYEIPDRALARLDLAPRWTRSWTATWKVGKADVISPVEMLAEVPAMASAPVRRFTWRTGQRHRPGLECLVSTGRQHGFESLAERWLLLALDFIGGFDEVLSQPFRLRFTGSDGKGSHIPDFLALTADASWLLDVRPEGLIEAEDEVRFAAAAQAAAAAGWRYAVVTGWQPQVFAGIDAFSARRRPMVDPMGLERQLLAAVGQHPWQFGKLVDQTRVPAVARTHAVHLLWRRRMTVDLTQPFGDASWVYPGGRTR; translated from the coding sequence TTGGACGATCTGGTGCTTCCCTATGAGATCCCTGACCGGGCCTTGGCGCGTCTGGACCTCGCGCCAAGATGGACGCGGTCGTGGACCGCCACCTGGAAGGTCGGGAAGGCCGACGTCATCAGCCCGGTGGAGATGCTGGCAGAGGTGCCCGCGATGGCGTCGGCGCCGGTACGGCGCTTCACCTGGCGGACGGGCCAGCGGCACAGGCCCGGACTGGAGTGCCTCGTCTCGACCGGCCGACAGCACGGGTTCGAGAGCCTGGCCGAGCGCTGGCTGCTGCTGGCCCTGGACTTCATCGGTGGGTTCGACGAGGTGCTGTCCCAGCCGTTTCGGCTGCGGTTCACCGGGTCGGACGGGAAGGGCTCGCACATCCCCGACTTCCTCGCGCTCACCGCAGATGCGTCCTGGCTGCTGGATGTACGCCCGGAGGGACTGATCGAGGCCGAGGACGAGGTCCGATTCGCCGCCGCCGCGCAGGCAGCGGCAGCGGCGGGCTGGCGCTACGCAGTGGTGACGGGTTGGCAGCCTCAGGTGTTTGCCGGGATCGATGCCTTCTCCGCGCGGCGTCGGCCGATGGTCGACCCGATGGGTCTGGAACGGCAACTGCTTGCAGCTGTGGGTCAGCACCCATGGCAGTTCGGCAAGTTGGTCGATCAGACGCGCGTGCCGGCGGTGGCTCGGACGCACGCGGTCCACCTGCTTTGGCGCCGTCGTATGACGGTCGACCTGACCCAGCCCTTCGGGGACGCCAGCTGGGTCTATCCAGGTGGGAGGACGCGATGA
- a CDS encoding SMI1/KNR4 family protein, giving the protein MSSLDELQALLGAPAHRLLDADSWSDIEQHLGSALPSDFKAFLDVYGSGVISGELVVFHPRGSSPLLTRMTKIHQTFSERRGKALDRDDSQHFPYAFHPEPGGLISWGYDHSGDEHFFLPCDPDPDRWKIVTMIHEEGCETFDGPFSSFALAFVKRLLDVDQYHGIDPEALEFLEPEDLEELAAAGEIGPVQPSFGPF; this is encoded by the coding sequence ATGTCCTCGTTGGACGAGTTGCAGGCCCTCCTGGGTGCCCCTGCCCACCGATTGCTCGACGCAGACAGCTGGAGCGACATCGAGCAACACCTAGGCTCCGCTTTGCCCAGCGACTTCAAGGCGTTCCTGGATGTCTACGGCAGCGGGGTCATCTCCGGCGAGCTCGTCGTCTTCCACCCACGTGGATCGAGCCCACTGCTGACGCGCATGACCAAGATCCATCAGACGTTCTCTGAGCGTCGAGGCAAGGCCCTGGATCGCGACGATTCTCAGCACTTCCCGTATGCCTTCCACCCTGAACCAGGCGGGCTGATCTCCTGGGGATACGACCACAGCGGCGACGAGCACTTCTTCCTGCCCTGCGACCCCGACCCGGACCGATGGAAGATCGTCACCATGATCCACGAGGAGGGCTGCGAGACCTTCGACGGTCCGTTCTCGAGCTTCGCCCTGGCCTTCGTCAAACGGCTCCTCGATGTGGATCAGTACCACGGCATCGACCCGGAAGCGCTGGAATTCCTGGAGCCGGAAGACCTGGAGGAACTGGCCGCCGCTGGAGAGATCGGCCCGGTCCAGCCGAGCTTCGGACCATTCTGA